AGCAATAATTGCATCAGCGGATAGAATCCATAACTCACGCGACTCTCATCGATCGACACCAGCGAATAGACCGACACCGCAACCCCCATCAGCCCCGCCAGCATCACCATGATCGAACTCAAACGATCCGCGACCAGCGTGATGCCGAAAGGCGCGGGCCAATTTCCGACTTGCAATACGATGAATTCATTGCGGTCAACAAACCACAACAGGACAGCGGCGGCGACGGTTAACAACGCAGAACCGATCAAACCGATGACTCTCTGAGTAGCGATCGACTTCCACGCAAACAACAGTACCGCCATCGTGGCGAGTGGTAGAGCGATCGGTGCGATTACGGCAACCTGAGCATTCATGTGTCGGTCGCCTTGAGTTGGTCTAGATCATCGGTTTCTAACGTTTGATAGGTTCGATAAACGAGAACCAACGTGAACGCCAGCACTGCGAAACTGATCACGATGGCCGTCAGGATCAACGCTTGAGGCAGTGGGTCGGCGACCTCCGACAGCGGTTGCATTTCTCCAGCAGGAACCACCGGAGCGCGGCCACGCACGACACCACCCGCAGTGAATATCAGCAGGTTGGCCGCGTGGCTCAGCAAGCCAAGCCCAATCACCAGCTTTACGACGCTGCGACGCATCATCATATAGATCCCTGCGGCATACAAACCACCGACGGTGATCGCCAAGACAATATCCATGAGGCCTATTCTTCGAGGAGTGAAAAAACGAAAACGAGGGTGACACCGGTGACTACGCAGAAGACACCGAGGTCGAACAGCAGCGGCGTACCGAGATGGATTTTCCCGAATCCCGTCGTTGTGATCGTGGTCCACATACCGGTGAGAAAAGGACGGCCCAAAAACAGTGGCAGCAATCCACTACTGAGCGACATCAACAATCCCGAACCGATCAATACGCGGTGCGGGACGCGCACCACTTGTCGAGCGGCGGCGGCACTGTGAGTGATCGCGTACAACACGATCGCTCCGCTGGCCATCAGGCCCCCCACAAAACCGCCTCCCGGTTCGTTGTGTCCGCGCAAGAACAGAAACACCGACGACAGCAGAATCAGTGGCATCAGGAATCGAATTGCCGTTTTCAGAATCACCGAATCCATGCTTCAATCCTCCGACTGTGTTGAAGTCAGACAGGAACCGTTCGCCGCATTGTTGGTGTCGCCGCCGGGGGCAATTCGTTTTGCTGGTCGCAGCATCAACAACGAATAGACGCCAATCGCCGCGATCGAGAGAACCGTGATCTCCCCCAACGTGTCCAAGGCTCGGAAGTCGACAAGGATTACGTTGACTACGTTGCGGCCATGGGCTTCGCTAACGCTGTTCGTCGTGTAGTAGTCGGATATCGGATGGTCGGTGCGAACTGTCATCGCGAACAGCAATAACACGGTGATCGTCGCCCCCGCAACAACGGCTATCACGGCGTCGCGGGCACGCGTGCCTGCGGACGTCAAACGACGAAAGTCTGGCAGTCGAGAAAACGCCATCACGAACAGGATGACCGTCAGGGTTTCGATGACAAACTGCGTCATCGCCAGGTCCGGCGCCCCAAACAAGACGAAGATGCCTGCGACCGAGTATCCGACAACTCCAAGTGATCCCACCGCCAGCAACCATGTTTTCGCGCGAACCGCCACGACGGCGGCCAACAGAATCAAACCCGCCAACAGTAGCTCGTGGATTCGAAAGTCCAGTGGCATCGGCTTCAGGTGCGATCGCACTTCGCCTTCCAACGCCATCCACACGCTCAATACCGTGACTCCGACCATCGTGAGCAAATAGAATCGCAAGTAACCGTTTTGCAGAATCGCAGTCTGCCCGCGCGCTAACAGGTTGATCGATTTCAGCAGCCAGCCGTACACCCACGACGGTCCATATTGGATGAAGCGATCGGCCGATTTGAAGACGCCCCCCAGCCGATGCCGTTGGGTAAATAACGTCAACCCACCCGCTAAGGTCAGAAGCGACAACAGCAAGGTCACGTTGACACCGTGCCACAACGCCAATTTCACCGGCACAACGCTTCCCGCAATTGCACTACTTCCGGCGGTCAGCAATCCGCTGAACTGCGTCGACATCAATCCAAATAACAATCCCGTCGTGCCCAGTGCAACAGGCGGCCCCCACATCGCCAGACTTCCTTCGTGCGCTGCTTGCGTCGCGGCGGTTCGAGTGCCGAAAAACGGCTTGATGCAAACCAGTCCCACGGCCGCCACCAATCCAATGTTGGAGAGGACCGACGCAGCCAGGAAACCGATGCTGGCCACATCTCCTCCGACCGCTTCGTACCATGTCTCCTTTGCGATGAATCCAAACGTCGGCAAGACTCCTGCCATCGAAATACCGCCAAGCAACGCCGCAGCAAACGTGGCCGGCATTGCTAGCCGCAATCCGCCAAGCTCACGGACATCGCGCTGATGAATTGCGTGGTCGATAGCTCCGGCCACCATAAACAATCCGCCTTTATAGAAAGCATGAGCGACCAATACCACCAAGGCGGCGGTCAACGTGGCTTCGGTTCCAATGCCCAGCAGCATCGTCAGCGTTCCCAACACACTGATCGTGGCGTAGGCCAGAATCTGTTTGAGATCCGTCGCCCGCAACGCCAGCACCGCGCCAAGGATCATTGTGATCGTGCCAACTGGAGCGATCATCCAGAACCACTCCGCTGTTCCTCCCAAAATTGGGTGCAGCCGTGCGACGAGATAAATGCCCGCTTTGACCATCGTGGCGGAATGCAAATACGCGCTGATCGGCGTGGGAGCTGCCATTGCGTTTGGCAGCCAGAAGTGAAACGGAAATTGCGCCGACTTGGTGAACGCTCCGACCAGAATCATGATCAGGATCGGAACATAAAAAGCGTGCTGACGGATTTGTTCGCTGTTCTCAAGCAGCGTGGAAATCTCGAACGAGTCTCCCACGCCTCCCAGTAGTATCAGCCCCGGCAACAGCACCAATCCGCCACCGCCCGTCACAAGCAACGCCTGCAACGCGGAAGCACGCGATTCGGTACGGTCGCTGTTAAAACCGATCAAAAGGTACGACGTGATGCTGGTTAATTCCCAAAAGACGAACAGCGTCAGCAGGTTATCAGCCAACACAAGTCCCAGCATGGCTGCCATGAACAGCAGCAAGAACATCCACAACCGACCGAGCCGATCGTCGCCTTTTAAGTAGCCCCCGGCATACACCAGAACTAACGCTCCGATGCCGGTTATCAGCAGCCCGAATATTAAACTCAGTCCATCCAGCCGTAGCGATAACGCCAGATTGAGTGCCGGAACCCATTCAAAATACAACGACAGATTCTGCTGGTTCAGGACCAACGGCCACTGGTCCAACAAGCACGCAAATACTCCGGCGGGAAATAGAGCGAGCCCCCAACCGCCGCGTGAACCAACGAAGCGATTCACTCCACCAGCCAGAAACGCCGCAAGCAGGATAACCAATAACCACAGAAGCATTTACGTTCCCGAACGAACCTTAAACGAAGAACAACATGTCCGTGATTTAGACATCCAACACCTTGTCGAGTTTTCTCATCTGCCGGCGTAACCGGCGGTTTAGCAAAGGGAGTCTGTTTAGCAATTTGCGTGCCATCGATTGAATCGGTCAGCCGATGCAATTTGAGATGCTTAACCGCGGTTCACAAGCGGCCATGTCACCCATCTGACATGGCCATTGTGGTGCGCATGGGCCAGAGCGTGTCGTGCTGTGCGTGCGTCATCATCAGTCACAATGGACCATCAACATGCAAATCGCCAAGAATGCCAGCGGATCCGATCCGATGGCATGTGACCTAATCAATACGGCATCGGAGTGGTTGATTGAGCAGACTGAAATCAATTCTGTTGTCAATCAACGCGAACTCAATCTGGGGGTGGCGGGAACAGCGAAAAGCACGGCATAGAGGTAAAGCCTGCCGAGTTCCGCTGTCGTAAAACTCAGCGGTTCACCCTACCCGCGCTGTCTATCGAATTCAACCCGGTTCGCAACGCAATTCGCTGAAATCGGCGAGGTCTGCGTTGAAGCATTTTTTCGCGGTTTTCCGGCCATGTCGTAACGCCATCTTCAGAGTGGCGGTTGCAAGTTCATTGTCGCGCCACAGGTTAGCGGTCCAGTTTGTCATGCTGTGGCGTGCTGCTTTGTATAACAACAGGTGGGACACGAACTGCCTTGGCGATGCCGAACGGTTTTCGAATGTCGGCTCTGGTTCGCCAACGGTTTGTCGATGCTCATAGAAGACGAAACGTGGCAGGATTGATTGTTCTTGGTTTGGGCACCGGTTCGTGTAAAACATGCTCGGCTCTTTAGCCGCCACATCGTAGGCATAGTCTCTGGAGTCGAGGCTTCAGCCGATTGATGTGTTAGTGCGTTCGCCTGAGGGCTCCACTCCAGCACAATCTTCGTTCGGCAAAACTCTTCCTAACACGGAAGTTCTGGAACACCGTTTGCGGTGTAGCTGTTTAGCGTCTTCACCACCGCGGTCTTTCAACGTCGTTGACCTGAGCCGCGGTGTAACGCGGCGCCGAATGTAATGCAACAAGTTTCAGCTGCCAGGCGATGGGGAGCTAACGCGCGTGAAGGAACGTCGATGAGCAGCGAGCGACCGGTTAGACGATACAACACAATTCTTGGACTAGTGATCGCGTTGCTTTGCGCCTCTGCTGTGGCGGTCGCGCAAGAGGTTACGCCGACGGCGGACGATGTGGCAGCGGAGGTGACCAAGCAGCCGATCGATGATAAAGCGGGCCCCGCCACGGTCGCTGACAAGGTGCAGGTCGACCCGATCAATAGCGACGAGAGGATCGAAAATCGCTTGCAGGAGATCTTGGAAGCGACTGGATGGTTTACTGACAGTGAGGTGCGAGTCGATCGCGGCGTCGCGTTTCTCTCTGGGGTTGCAGATACGGAAAAACATCAGCAATGGGCTGAAGCGACCGCGATGAAGACATCGGATGTCGTGGCAGTCGTCAATCGGATGCGGGTCGCCGATCGTCCGTTCTGGAACTTCGCTCCAGCGCTGCAATCGATGAAAGATCTGGCGCTCGAGGCGACCAGCCTGTTGCCGCTGGTTCTAGTCGCGGCGATCGTCGTGATCGTGGGCTATTATCTCGCAAGGCTCACCGCGTTGGTGACCCGCAAACTGACCGGCCGCAGCATCGACAGCCAGTTGCTCCAACAAGTTGCTGGCAACGTGGTGGGCGTCTTGATTTTCATCGTCGCGTTTTACATCGCGCTGCGGGTCTCCGGACTCACACGTCTTGCCGTCACGCTGTTGGGCGGTACCGGTTTGGTCGGGCTGGCGATTGGGTTTGCGTTCCGCGATATCGCGGAGAATTATCTCGCCAGCATCCTGATCTCGCTGAATCATCCGTTCCGCGTGGGCGACTTGATCGAAGTCGGCGACGTGGGTGGTAAAGGGGCGATGGGCTATGTTCGCCGCGTGACGATGCGAGGCACGATCCTAAGCACGCTGGAAGGGAATCAAATTCAGTTGCCCAACAGCACCGTCTACAAAGGGATGGTGACGAACTACACCGCGACGCCACTGAGTCGGCTCGATTTCTCCGTCGGCGTGGGGTTTGAGGATTCGATCGGCGAAGCGCAAGATCTGATCATGCGAGTGTTAACGCAACACGAAGCTGTCGTGAGTGAACCGCCACCGATGGTCCTTGTCGAATCGCTCGGGTCGGCGACCGTCAACTTGAAGGTCTTCTATTGGTTTGACTTGACGAAGAACTCGGGGCTTAAGGTCGGCAGTTCGATCATCCGCCAAGTCAAACAGTCGCTGACCGCAGCAGGGATCACGATGCCCGATGAGGCGCGCGAGCTGGTCTTTCCCCACGGCGTGCCGGTTCAGATTAGCGAATTGCCCATCGCTGGTGTCGCGAAGCCACCGATGGTTCCGCCGCCGAAGCCGAAGCCGCAGACCAGCGAAGCGGCGATCAACCATAGCGAGGACGATCTGAAAACGGAACGGACCGACGTGTTGAAGGCGACCGACGGAGACGAGACGATCGAAGGCGAAACCAATTTGATCGGGTAGTTCCGCGTCAACCGCCAGCCTCGCGTCTGACGGCTAGGTAAGTTTCGCGGCGCGCAACCGCAATGCGTTGGCGATCACCGAGACGCTGCTCAGACTCATCGCTGCCGCCGCGATCATCGGGCTCAACAACATCCCGAAGACCGGATACAGCAAGCCTGCTGCGACCGGAATCCCCAACGCGTTGTAGATGAAGGCGAAGAACAGGTTCTGGCGAATATTGCTCATCGTCTTGCGACTCAGCGACCCCGCCGACGCCACGCCGCGTAGATCGCCGCCGACCAACGTCACGCCTGCGGATTCGATCGCCACGCCGGTACCGGTTCCCATCGCGATCCCGACGTTCGCCTCGGCAAGTGCCGGCGCGTCGTTGATCCCATCGCCACACATCGCCACGATCTTTCCATCGCGTTTGAGTTGTCGGATGAATTCGTGTTTGTCGGCCGGCGAAACACCCGCGTGAAATTCGTCGATTCCCAGCTTCTTTGCGACCGCTTCGGCTGTCGCTTCCGCATCGCCCGTCAACATCACGACCTTCAAGCCCAGTTCGTGCAACGTCTGCAGCGCCGCGGGAGTGCTCTCCTTGATCGGATCGGCGATTGCTAACGTTGCGGCCAGCTTGCCGTCGATCGCGACGAAGACGACCGTCGCTCCTTCGGCTTGGTGTGAACGCGCGTTCTCCCGTGCCAAGTCGATGTCTGCGATTCCCTGTTCGGACAACAGGTCGGCTTTGCCAATCAACACTTTCGATTGGTCAACGCGTCCTGAAACGCCTCCACCTGTGATGCTATCGAACTCCGTCGCTTCGGGCACCTGCAACCCATCGGCCTTCGCCCGCCGAAGAACAGCTTGGGCCAACGGGTGTTCGCTTTGAGCTTCCACGGCGGCGGCAAGTGTCAGCACCTCGGAGGTGTTCCAATCGCCATAGGTTTCGATGTGTGTGACTTCCGGGCGCCCCTGAGTCAGCGTGCCGGTCTTGTCGACAACGATCGTGTCGACCTTTTCCATCACTTCCAACACCTCCGCGTTTTTGATTAGCACACCGTCCTTCGCACCGCGTCCGACGCCGACCATTACCGACATCGGTGTCGCCAGTCCCAACGCACAGGGACAGGCGATGATCAGGACCGCAACCGCTGCGACAAAGGCATGCGCCAACCGTGGTTCAGGGCCCCAGACAGCCCAACCGACAAAGGCGACGATCGCCGATGCGATCACTGCCGGGACGAAATAGCGGGCGACGACATCGACCAGCTGTTGGATCGGCGCACGGCTGCGTTGGGCGTCGGCTACCATTTGAACAATACGATTGAGAACCGTGTCGCCGCCAACGCCGACAGCTTCCATCACTAGTGCGCCGGTCTGGTTCAACGTACCGCCAGTGATCTCGTCCCCTTCGGTCTTCGAAACGGGAACCGGCTCGCCTGTTAACATCGATTCGTCGACTCGGCTCGCCCCGCTGACAACGCGGCCGTCGACCGGCACCTTCTCACCTGGTCGCACCCGCAATCGATCGCCTTTACGAACGGCATCCAGCGCCACTTCCTCATCGCCACCCTCGCTGATCCGCGTCGCCGTTTCGGGAGCCAATTCCATCAGCTCTCGAATCGCACTGCCGGTCTGGCGACGGGCGCGCAGTTCAAGAACCTGGCCGAGCAAAACCAAGGTGATGATCACCGCAGCCGCTTCGAAATAGAGAGGTGGTACGCCGTTTTCATAGAACGCCTTGGGGATCACGCCTGGCAACAAGACGACCACAAGACTAAAGAAGTAGGCGGCCAAGCTGCCGACGGCGATCAACGCGAACATGTTCAGGTTGAGAGTGCGAAACGACTTCGCCCCACGGACCAACAGTGGCCAACCGCACCACCAAACGACCGGCGTTGCCAATGCGAACTGCACCCAACCAAACGTTGTTTGGTTCATCCAACTGCTGACATCGATGCCGATCATCGGTCCCATCGCAACGATCAGCAGTGGCAACGACAGCGCGACGCCGATCCAGAATCGACGACGCATGTCAGCGTATTGTGCTTCTTCTGCCCGGTTCTCCCGCTCGACGACTTTCGGTTCCAGATCCATTCCACAGATCGGGCAATCGC
Above is a genomic segment from Rosistilla ulvae containing:
- a CDS encoding Na+/H+ antiporter subunit B, which produces MDSVILKTAIRFLMPLILLSSVFLFLRGHNEPGGGFVGGLMASGAIVLYAITHSAAAARQVVRVPHRVLIGSGLLMSLSSGLLPLFLGRPFLTGMWTTITTTGFGKIHLGTPLLFDLGVFCVVTGVTLVFVFSLLEE
- a CDS encoding Na+/H+ antiporter subunit C is translated as MDIVLAITVGGLYAAGIYMMMRRSVVKLVIGLGLLSHAANLLIFTAGGVVRGRAPVVPAGEMQPLSEVADPLPQALILTAIVISFAVLAFTLVLVYRTYQTLETDDLDQLKATDT
- a CDS encoding mechanosensitive ion channel domain-containing protein, whose amino-acid sequence is MSSERPVRRYNTILGLVIALLCASAVAVAQEVTPTADDVAAEVTKQPIDDKAGPATVADKVQVDPINSDERIENRLQEILEATGWFTDSEVRVDRGVAFLSGVADTEKHQQWAEATAMKTSDVVAVVNRMRVADRPFWNFAPALQSMKDLALEATSLLPLVLVAAIVVIVGYYLARLTALVTRKLTGRSIDSQLLQQVAGNVVGVLIFIVAFYIALRVSGLTRLAVTLLGGTGLVGLAIGFAFRDIAENYLASILISLNHPFRVGDLIEVGDVGGKGAMGYVRRVTMRGTILSTLEGNQIQLPNSTVYKGMVTNYTATPLSRLDFSVGVGFEDSIGEAQDLIMRVLTQHEAVVSEPPPMVLVESLGSATVNLKVFYWFDLTKNSGLKVGSSIIRQVKQSLTAAGITMPDEARELVFPHGVPVQISELPIAGVAKPPMVPPPKPKPQTSEAAINHSEDDLKTERTDVLKATDGDETIEGETNLIG
- a CDS encoding heavy metal translocating P-type ATPase; the encoded protein is MTTKSSTAIDPVCGMTVETGDSRHSQYNGEEYFFCSEGCQHKFDNDPAGVLAAQKQKAQGLSVIGAAGPHSCCGGNGGSSTKSADTVSDPDAIYTCPMHPEIEQVGPGDCPICGMDLEPKVVERENRAEEAQYADMRRRFWIGVALSLPLLIVAMGPMIGIDVSSWMNQTTFGWVQFALATPVVWWCGWPLLVRGAKSFRTLNLNMFALIAVGSLAAYFFSLVVVLLPGVIPKAFYENGVPPLYFEAAAVIITLVLLGQVLELRARRQTGSAIRELMELAPETATRISEGGDEEVALDAVRKGDRLRVRPGEKVPVDGRVVSGASRVDESMLTGEPVPVSKTEGDEITGGTLNQTGALVMEAVGVGGDTVLNRIVQMVADAQRSRAPIQQLVDVVARYFVPAVIASAIVAFVGWAVWGPEPRLAHAFVAAVAVLIIACPCALGLATPMSVMVGVGRGAKDGVLIKNAEVLEVMEKVDTIVVDKTGTLTQGRPEVTHIETYGDWNTSEVLTLAAAVEAQSEHPLAQAVLRRAKADGLQVPEATEFDSITGGGVSGRVDQSKVLIGKADLLSEQGIADIDLARENARSHQAEGATVVFVAIDGKLAATLAIADPIKESTPAALQTLHELGLKVVMLTGDAEATAEAVAKKLGIDEFHAGVSPADKHEFIRQLKRDGKIVAMCGDGINDAPALAEANVGIAMGTGTGVAIESAGVTLVGGDLRGVASAGSLSRKTMSNIRQNLFFAFIYNALGIPVAAGLLYPVFGMLLSPMIAAAAMSLSSVSVIANALRLRAAKLT
- a CDS encoding putative monovalent cation/H+ antiporter subunit A codes for the protein MLLWLLVILLAAFLAGGVNRFVGSRGGWGLALFPAGVFACLLDQWPLVLNQQNLSLYFEWVPALNLALSLRLDGLSLIFGLLITGIGALVLVYAGGYLKGDDRLGRLWMFLLLFMAAMLGLVLADNLLTLFVFWELTSITSYLLIGFNSDRTESRASALQALLVTGGGGLVLLPGLILLGGVGDSFEISTLLENSEQIRQHAFYVPILIMILVGAFTKSAQFPFHFWLPNAMAAPTPISAYLHSATMVKAGIYLVARLHPILGGTAEWFWMIAPVGTITMILGAVLALRATDLKQILAYATISVLGTLTMLLGIGTEATLTAALVVLVAHAFYKGGLFMVAGAIDHAIHQRDVRELGGLRLAMPATFAAALLGGISMAGVLPTFGFIAKETWYEAVGGDVASIGFLAASVLSNIGLVAAVGLVCIKPFFGTRTAATQAAHEGSLAMWGPPVALGTTGLLFGLMSTQFSGLLTAGSSAIAGSVVPVKLALWHGVNVTLLLSLLTLAGGLTLFTQRHRLGGVFKSADRFIQYGPSWVYGWLLKSINLLARGQTAILQNGYLRFYLLTMVGVTVLSVWMALEGEVRSHLKPMPLDFRIHELLLAGLILLAAVVAVRAKTWLLAVGSLGVVGYSVAGIFVLFGAPDLAMTQFVIETLTVILFVMAFSRLPDFRRLTSAGTRARDAVIAVVAGATITVLLLFAMTVRTDHPISDYYTTNSVSEAHGRNVVNVILVDFRALDTLGEITVLSIAAIGVYSLLMLRPAKRIAPGGDTNNAANGSCLTSTQSED